A stretch of DNA from Tigriopus californicus strain San Diego chromosome 11, Tcal_SD_v2.1, whole genome shotgun sequence:
TCGTACGTCAGGATGGGCCGGTAAATAGGTTGAAAGGGCATCAACCAGGTATCAACCAGGGGATGCTCGCTGACGCCCAGAAGATCAGACCTTTAGCACGTGTCTTCTGTCATTcatacattcattcattcagtcaTACCATAATGCTGGCAGGTAGAAATGTCCCCTACACTATGGACATCAGTCGATGTGAGGTCATTCATATGGGCagagttttttttccattccactacttcttccttccttccttcattgATTTACTCACTCGTTCATGAGTTCATACATAGTTAGGGTGTTACTTTTCCTCCGTTTTTAAATATGTCTATGCTGGCATTCTGTCGGTGAGATCGATCAATGTTCGTCCTCCCAAACATTTAGGTGTCATCGACTCATCGTACCAACCGAAGTGAGTGTTGGCATCGAGATCAACCTCAGTCGAGTTTTGCATCGCTGACTTGTACATATCGATGTACGAATATCGAGTCGCTCGATCGGCTAGGCCTGGTTCAAGATGGGACTTGAGTTCCagtcaaagaaaagaattcGAGTATATGTATAGTACAGTATGTTGTATATGCATGTTAGAGGACGAGTCTACCTAGGTCTGAGTTTTGTACTCAAGCACCACATATGCGCGTCATACATTGTTCATGTTGTGGGAGTACGAGCGAGAGACGAGAAAGACGAAGGAGTAGAGCAAATTCGTACTTGCATATGAAGAGGATGATCATGAGGTGAGAGTAGAAGCGGGCGATTTTCCGACTTCATCTCCAGTTCTACCTGTGGGAGGTTACAGACTGTGTAGTGTACAACCATGAAGAAGCCTCGCTAACCCGTAGTAGAGAATAGTACGTCGGCGGGCAAGAAGCCTTCACCTCCTTTGGTGCCTGGAACCCAATTTCGGGTCGTCCTCCTTTAGCAGCCCAAGGCAAAGGTGAGCCAGTCAACCGAACGACCGACCGTACGTCCGTACTGACGAAATAGAGAGTGGAGGCGTTCGTTGGTTGAGGTAATTGAGAAAAGACGACGTTCAACTGGTTCAACTAATCTTGGGGGTAAGAAAACGTCAGGAGTTTGCACAGCTTCGAATTCAAACTCGTGGTTTAGTGAATCGacaatcttttttcttgttttatcgACTCGACACCCAGCTATGCCTTAGCCCTTAAAGCTTGTGTTCTCTCTTCAGATTGTGAACCCATGAATGCGACAACCTAAGATTCCTCATCATGGATAGTGCTCACAGTGATGTCTTAGTGTGTGCTTCGGAGTATATCCCGGAAAGGTTGTACTTTGTGACCCTCAAGACCGACGTCAAGCCCAAATCCACACCCAACACACACTATTTCTCCATCGACGATGAGCTGATCTACGAGAATTTCTACTCAGACTTCGGTCCCCTCAATCTTGCCTTACTTTACCGATATTGTTCCAAGCTAAACAAGAAGCTCCATGCTCAAACCTTGGCTCGCAAGAAAATTGTGCATTATACCACCTTAGACGCTAAGAAACGTGCCAATGCGGCTTTTCTCATTGCTAGTTATGCTGTCATCTACCTTGAGAAGACCCCCGAAGAGGCTCAAAAGCCTTTAACTGGAGGCCTTAACCCTCCATTTGTGCCTTTCAGAGATGCCTCTTACGGCGTAGCTGTGTACACGATCACTCTTAAGAGTTGTCTTGATGCAATTTTGAAGGCCAAACAAGctcatttctttgactttgacgATTTCGATTGTGAAGAGTATGAGCACTTTGAAAGAGTGCAGAATGGAGATTTCAATTGGTTGGTACCGCAAAAattccttgcattttgtggTCCTCATTCCCACAGCCGGGTGTATCAGGGCTATCCATATCATTCCCCAGAATCTTATTTCAACTACTTTCGTCTTCATCATGTGACTACTATAGTCCGCCTCAATAAGAAGATTTATGATGCCCAGAGATTCGTGCGGGGCGGCTTTCAGCACGAGGATCTGTTTTTCATCGATGGAAGCACCCCTTCAGATGAGATTTTGGCAGATTTCATCCGAATCTGCGAGAGTGCCAAAGGAGGTATTGCTGTGCACTGTAAAGCTGGTCTTGGCCGAACAGGATCACTCATCGGATGTTACATTATGAAACACTGGCGATGGACCGCCATGGAAGTGATCGCTTGGCTCCGGATTTGCCGTCCCGGTTCCATTATCGGTCATCAACAAGATTGGTTAGAGGAGAAACAGGCGGAGATGTGGCTGCAGGGAGACCAGTTCAGGCGGCACAACAAAGACAAAGTGCTATTGGATAAGCCATGCAAATATCCAATCTACAGTCTTAGGTTAAAGGAGATATACCAGAgagaaatggccaagagaaACGGGACCGCCGACAACTACTCCCGGATGGTGAATAAAGTCGAAAGAATTAACATCCAAGATGACGACAATGGGAACAATCCCCTATCTCAGAACACACCCGCGTCTTCAAACTCTTTGGTGGACGAGGAGATTGAGAACGAAATCAACGACGAGAAAATCAAAGAACTAGTGGAGGACGAATCCAATGGAAACATTCCTAATCACAGCTCTTCTAAGGTAGCTCTCACTCAAGGGGACAAACTGAATCAGATCAAGGCTCGGAAACACACGCAATCCCTTGGTCCCGTGAGTGTAGAGAATCTCAAAGCCCATCATGCTCGCGTCAAATCGGTCCCATCTGGAGTCAAAAATGGAACTTTGCCTGGAGGTTTGAATGCCAATCATACAAATGCAACGGGTGTGCCATCTCGACCCGTCACACGGCTCGCCTCCAGATCAAAAGGGAAACTAGACCAACCTTCCAAGAACACTACTTCTGCCAGTAGTCCTCGTAAAACGAGTGCTGTCAGATGACTGCACGCCGTGGTCGGAGTCGTCACCTCCAATGCCAACGGAGGTGACGATCATCCGACCACCACCTCCTCATCTCTGTCATCTATCCCGGGTCCGTCCCATCAGAGCGATGGATCATTCTCTTCCAtgagtaacaacaacaacaataataataataataacagcagtcaccaccaccaccaacacaaTGTGAACAACAACTTGACAGCCAAATCCAGCCCCGAGCTTTCCCCTTATGTGGTGTCATTGAGGAGCGGACAACCGGTCACGCCCGTCAACTCAGCAACTAAATCGAGAGTGACTCGAAATCATCTCTTGCCCCCAATTGCCGGCGATACACGACGCTCGAGCAAAAGTGGATCTTCAAAGTCTCGGAGTCACACCCATAGATCGTTGAAGTCGAGTTCTCGTCATGGAACTGCCATCAAACGCTCGCACAGTGCCAGTCACAACTCCACGCCCATAGATTCGATACCTTCTTCACCGGCACGAAAACATCGACAAGGTGGGTACGCTCATACCGCTTCCGTTCATAGAGGTATGATTGGCTCACCGGAGAAATCAGTCAGAAGTCGCCAAATCAACAAGATCGAGACTGTGCGAATTCTTCGTGCACGACCTTTGTTTTATCCCGTGATCAAAGACAAACCTTGTGCCACACCAACTTCGCTGATGCCACCACACAGTTCGATTCCTCGGAACCGGACAAGTCGATCGAATTCGGCCACTCCCTCTCCTCATTTGATTGGTCTCGAGCTCCCAGAGAACTTGATAACCACCTCTAAACCGTTGCACCCGGGCCGTCCAGAGGCCAAAAGGAAAAGGCGAGGGATAAAAACAAGCCAGACCCATTCATCTTCATCGACCTCTAAATCAGATTCGACAGCAATAACTCTTTAGAAAAATCAGTTACTTCGAAAAGAAGCCCCTACACGAAACGTCACTACGTGCCAAACCCTCGTACTCAAGATGGTTCTCtcaattgaattcaaagatATCCCAAGGGTTCGTTCCCATTTCGATCAGCATTAATCACCCCAGGAACTATATACCTGATACCATTGTACCCAAGTAGGCGACACTTATCTCGAAAACACTCTTTTTGTCTTCCTCATCCATAAAATCTTGATGAATGTTTCCTCACTAGGAAGCCTTTaatgataaaagaaaaacagtgTTAGAGGTGCCCTTTCAGAGATGGCAAATTTCCTAACCTGATATCTGTCCAGTACTTCATCTTCGAACAATCAAATTCTCAAAGAATATTGCACATTGATAGATTGAACCCAAAAGATTGGCCACGTAAGTAGCAATGTGTTACTATTGCAAAATGCTCTTGCCGCCCGACTTTGTACATTTTGACTACCATTACAGTAATAACTCCAACAGAATGCATCCCTATATACTTAAAAAGAATTCTCTGCTAAAAAGTGTaccttaaaaaaacaaattgaaattagaAACACTTTATTTGTTTTCTCATACGTTGCGATCTCAAAAGCGCATTTATTTGTATATCAATACTATGAAACACTACCATTTCCATTACCTTGTACTATCATTATTGCTGCTCTTCTTCTCACGCTACTGCTATTTCTACTATTGATAATACTGCTTCATTCCCTCAACAATTAATTACTCCGTACATTTGGCATGTCAATACTAAGGAATACTATGAGAAAGATATCGTAAATATAACCAAATTTAAGTCAGTCTGCTCTTCGTTTCCGTGTGATCTTTATGCTAGTCGTGAATCATTTTCTTGCTGCTTTCTAGCCAAATTTATGGCCAGAAATTCGAAGGGTTTGAATCCCGTCTTTTAGGAGGGACAAATTTATTCCGTCTTTTCAGCAGTCATGTTCGGATCCGTTTTGGCAACAATTTTGATACTTCAGTCCCAAACTGGACAAAGTACTGCCCGTAACGTGGACAATGGTGGCGATCAAGTTTGTTTGGAGGAGGGATTTCAAAATGCGGACTGTTATGACACACCCTC
This window harbors:
- the LOC131889778 gene encoding dual specificity protein phosphatase CDC14A-like, with protein sequence MDSAHSDVLVCASEYIPERLYFVTLKTDVKPKSTPNTHYFSIDDELIYENFYSDFGPLNLALLYRYCSKLNKKLHAQTLARKKIVHYTTLDAKKRANAAFLIASYAVIYLEKTPEEAQKPLTGGLNPPFVPFRDASYGVAVYTITLKSCLDAILKAKQAHFFDFDDFDCEEYEHFERVQNGDFNWLVPQKFLAFCGPHSHSRVYQGYPYHSPESYFNYFRLHHVTTIVRLNKKIYDAQRFVRGGFQHEDLFFIDGSTPSDEILADFIRICESAKGGIAVHCKAGLGRTGSLIGCYIMKHWRWTAMEVIAWLRICRPGSIIGHQQDWLEEKQAEMWLQGDQFRRHNKDKVLLDKPCKYPIYSLRLKEIYQREMAKRNGTADNYSRMVNKVERINIQDDDNGNNPLSQNTPASSNSLVDEEIENEINDEKIKELVEDESNGNIPNHSSSKVALTQGDKLNQIKARKHTQSLGPVSVENLKAHHARVKSVPSGVKNGTLPGGLNANHTNATGVPSRPVTRLASRSKGKLDQPSKNTTSASSPRKTSAVR